Proteins encoded in a region of the Planifilum fimeticola genome:
- a CDS encoding protein-S-isoprenylcysteine O-methyltransferase, producing MFQIAAYFLGLIVMQMIRRPYERRVKSNRIVVARKTALEKFLLAQMAVGIVFIPLIYAFTSLLDFADYRLPSWTTWLGIGVSAAALWFFWRSHADLGRNWSPTLELREEHELITHGVYQYVRHPMYAAGMLWGAVQGLILHNWIAGWSPFLSLLILYFLRVSREEQMMLDQFGEAYQAYRQRTGRIFPRWRRS from the coding sequence ATGTTTCAGATCGCCGCGTATTTTCTGGGATTGATCGTGATGCAGATGATTCGCCGGCCCTACGAGAGACGGGTGAAGTCAAACCGGATTGTGGTCGCCCGCAAAACGGCACTGGAGAAGTTTCTGCTGGCGCAGATGGCCGTCGGGATCGTCTTCATCCCGCTGATTTATGCCTTCACTTCGCTCCTCGACTTCGCCGATTACCGGCTGCCGTCCTGGACGACATGGCTGGGCATCGGGGTCTCCGCGGCGGCCCTTTGGTTCTTTTGGCGCTCCCATGCGGATTTGGGGAGAAACTGGTCCCCCACTCTCGAATTGAGGGAAGAGCATGAATTGATCACCCATGGTGTGTACCAATATGTGAGGCATCCGATGTATGCCGCCGGCATGTTGTGGGGAGCCGTCCAGGGACTGATCCTGCATAACTGGATCGCGGGTTGGTCCCCCTTCCTGTCCCTCTTGATCCTGTATTTTCTTCGCGTTTCCCGGGAGGAGCAGATGATGCTCGATCAGTTCGGGGAGGCGTATCAGGCGTACAGGCAGCGAACGGGGCGCATCTTTCCGCGGTGGCGGCGGAGCTGA